ATTGAGCTTGCGGACGAACTGTCCGATGATGCGGTTGCTCACCTGTGAGATGACGCCAGAGCCGAACTGGGCGATGCGCCCACCGAGTTCGAGGTCGGTACTCACGGTGACCTCGGTGCGCTCGCCCCGTTCGCAGGCCGACATGGTGACGGTGGCTTCGGCCGAGCCGTTGCCCTTGCGGTCGCGGGCTTGTCCGCGCACCACCATCTCATGGGAGCTGTCGTCGCGGCTGACCACGGTCGCAAGGCCCGAGAGTGTGAGTCCCACCGGTCCCACCTTGATGGCGACGTTGGCGCGGTAGTCGTCACCATCGTGGCCTTCGAGAGCGGCGCCGGGTATGCACTCGACCACCCGGGGTACGTCCGTCAGTGCCGCCCAGGCGATTTCGAGCGGGGCGTCGACCGAGAACTCATTGATCAGCTGCATGGTGGTGTTCCGTCTCCTCGATTGCGTCGTGCGGTTGTGCGTCCCGACAGTCCGCCCTACGATTGGATACGATATCCAACATCGCCCCAGGAGGTCGATAGTGCTGAGTAAGGGAGTCGGTCTGTTTCCGACCGAACCGGTGGGCACGATGTGCGAATACGTGCGGTTGAGCGAATCGCTCGGCTACGACAACGTGTGGTTCGGTGATTCGCAGAACATCTGGCGCGAGTCCTCGACCGTCATGGGCGCCGCGGCCGTGGGAACGGAGCGCATCGTGTTCGGGACGGGCGTCACCAACGCGGTGACCCGCCATCAATCTCTGCTGGCCTCGACCTGGGCGACGCTTGCCGAGTTCACCGGTGGTCGGGTGGCGCTGGGGATCGGCACCGGTGACTCGTCTTTGCGGACAATGGGTCTCACCCCACTCAAACTGGCTGAGCTCGAGGAGTCGATCCGCGGGCTTCGGACGTTGTTCAGAGGCGAGAAGGTGGTGGAGCCGACCAGCGGCGCCGAGTACCACCTGAACTACCTCACCGAACCGATGGACATTCCGATCTACATCGCCGCCTCCGCCCCGAAGATCCTCCGGATGTCGGGCCGGATCGCCGATGGCGTCATCGTGCTGGTCGGTACCGCGCCGCACTTCGTCGAGGCGGCGTTACGGACGATCGAAGCCGGCGCGGCCGAGAGCGGCCGTACCCTCGATGACATCCACATCGTGCTGTGGACACCTACGGCGATCGACGAGGATCGGATCAAGGCGCGAGATTTGGTGCGGGCCCATGTGTCACGCGTGGCGATCAGGCCGCTGCCGGCTCAGGTCGAACCCGCCCTGGAAAAAGCGATCGACCGGATCCGGGATTCGTACAACTACTACGAGCACATGAATCCGGAGGCCTCACACGCCGACCTCGTCCCCGACGAGCTGGTGGACCTCTTCGCGCTGGCCGGCACGCCCGATGAATGCGCGCAGCGTCTCAAGGAGATCGAAGCCCTTGGCGTCGATCAGGTTTCGATCGTTCCGTTCGTGCGCCCGGGTGAGAGCCGGGTACCCACCATCCGCACCTTCGCCGACATCGTCGGTGGTCATGGCTGACCACGGGCGCACTCCCGGTGAGTTTCCCGCGCCGGGAAGTGCGGTGCCGGGGGCGCCGCCACCGCTGAAACGGCCCCTCGTCGCGGCGGACGGCGTTCCGGCAGACGTGTACCCGGGCCGGGCGTTGGAACCTGTGGTGCCGGTGCCAGCCGCGGCAGTCGCGCCTCGGTCGCGATTCACGACCGCCGCCGCGCTGGCCGGAGTCGCGGTAGGGCTTGAACTGGCCAGGTTGTGGACGAGTGGCGGCGCTGCTCACATTGGTCCAAAATGTTGACCTAGATCACAGCAATTCGTATAGTGTATCCAATATTCAGCCCACTTCGGAGGTTTGCGTCCATGGCCTGGTTTCGTAAAGTGTGCGCCGCGGCGGGTACCGCGGTGGCGCTCGTCGCGGGGGCAACCGCCTGTGCCGATGAATCGGCAGGTCCGGGCGGAGGTGGCGCGGATACGCTGAGCATCTCGGCGACCGGCGTGGACAGCTTGCCGTTCATGGCGATTTTGCAGGTCGGTATCGACAAGGGCTGGTTCACCGAAGCGGGCGTCAACGTCGATCTCTACTCCGGTGGTGGTGGCGGCAACACCCTGCGGGTGGTCACCAGCGGTGACGCGGACATGGCGATCGCAGGAAACAGCTCGGTGATACTTGCGGCGCAGCAACCGAATTCGAACCTCAAGGTGGTCGCACCGTGGTTCCAGGTGAACGACTTCTCGTGGATCTCGCCCCCGGGCGGAAAATTGGAGAACGCCATCCTCGGGTTCAGTTCCGCGGGCTCGTCGACCGAACTGATCGTCAAGGGTCTCGAGCGCAAGCTCGGCGTCAAGTCGCAGGCGGTCGGACCGATGGGTGACAACTGGACCGCAGCCAAGGCCGGTCAGATCACCGCGGGTTGGGCCATGCAGCCCTTCATCGCCGACAAGCAGGCCTCGGAACATGCTGAGGTGCTTGTCGATTCGCGGGACGTGGTGGGGGACCTGCCGGCCGACCTGGTGGCGGTGAACGCCGACTATGCCCAGCAGAATCCCGACAACGTGCGGGCCTTCTTCACCGTCGCCGATCGGCTGAACGAGTGGTTGGTCGCCAACCCCGACGAGGCGGCCGACGAGATCGCACCCTTGGTCGGGGTATCGCCCGAGGTGATGCGCGCAGCATTCGCGAGCAATCCGGACCTGGCCAAAGGCTTTTCGTTGAAGGTCGACGTGGACGGTCTGAAGAACCTCTCCGAGTTGATGGTCGCCGCCGGCCAGATCCCGGAGCAGATCGACTGGGCCGCCACGCTCGATCAGCAGTACCTGCCGGACGACGCGCAGACCGACATCTGAGCTGACACCGTCAGCATCTCCGAAAGGCGTACCTATGGATCGTGACGGTATCCGGATCGACGACGTCTCCGTGGTCTTCGATACACCGGCCGGCAAGGTGACCGCGGTAACCGACATCAAACAGCACGTCCCGCATTCCAGTTTCGTGTCCGTCGTCGGACCGAGCGGATGCGGCAAGTCGACCCTGCTGGCGGTGATCGCCGGATTGCAGAAGGCGTCGACCGGACTGGTGCGTGTGGCCGGACGGCCGGTCACCGGACCTGACCCGTCTATCGGTGTGGTGTTTCAGGAAGATTCGACTCTGCCGTGGCGCACGGTGGAAGAGAACGTGGCCTTCGCGATGGAGATGATCGGCACCGGCAAGACCGAACGGCGTCAGCGGGCCAAGGAGGCGATCGAACTCGTCGGGCTCGGCGGTTTCGAGAAGTCTTATCCGTCCATGCTTTCGGGCGGTATGCGCCAGCGCGTCGCGCTGGCCCGGACATTGGCGGTGCAGCCGGAGGTCGTGCTGATGGACGAGCCGTTCGCGGCACTCGACCAGCAGACCCGGCTGTTTCTCGGCGCCGAGGTTCGGCAGATCTGGGCCAGGACCAACCAGACCATCGTGTTCGTCACCCACGACATCTCCGAGGCGATCCTGCTCTCCCAACAGGTTTGGGTGATGTCCTATCGACCCGGATCGATCATCGATGTCGTCGACATCGACCTGCCCGACGAGCGCGACGCGAGTATGGTCTCCACCCCACGCTTCAACGAACTCCAGAATCGGATCTGGACGTCACTGCAGGCCGAATCCATGCGCGGATTCAGACAGCAGGAGGCCCAGAAGAAGGTGGCGACGTGACGACATCCTATGTCGCACAGAAGGACGTGACCACGGAGAACAAGAATGCCGGTGCGGGCCGGCCTGAGCCGGAGCGCCGCAAGAGGCGATTGAGCAACTCGGCGGTCAGTGTGCTCTCGACGTTGGTGCTGATCCTCGGCTTCTTGATCGTCGCCGAGCTGGGTGCCCGGACCGGGCTCTGGAGCGACCGTGTCCTTCCCGCCCCCACGGTGATCCTGTCCGAACTGGTACGCCTGCTCGGCGAAGGCCAGTTCTGGACTGACGCGGCCCGTACCGGGGTCGAGGTGGCCTTCTCGATCCTGTTCGGCAGCCTGTTGGGTTTCGCTGCCGGCCTGACCTTCTGGAAGCTGCCTGCGATCGGGCGCATCTTCGAGCCGTACCTGGTGTCGTTCTATGCAGTGCCGCTCGTGCTCTTCTATCCGGTGATGATCGTGATCGTGGGGATCAATGCCATGTCGGTGATCATCCTCGCGACCATCATGGCGGCCATCCCCATGGCGCTCAACACCGCGGTCGGGCTCAACACGATGCCGCCGGTGTACATGAAACTGGCCCGATCGTTGAAAGCCTCGCCGCGGCAGACCTTGTTCGCGATCGCGATCCCGGCGGCCGGTCCGTTCATCGTCGCCGGCTTGCGGCTCGCCGTGGTCTACGCACTGATCGGCACCATCGCGATGGAATTCACCACTGCGCAGGCCGGTCTGGGCTACCGGATCCGCTATCTCTACGAGATCTTCAACAACAACGAGATGTTCGCCTACATCGCAGTTGTGCTGGTGCTGTCCTGCATTCTCACCGCGCTGCTGGCGACGGTGGAACGCGTACTGCTGCGTGGGAGGAACCGATGACCTCGACCTTGCAGTCACCTGCCGGCCACCCCCCGGCCGGTACGTCACGCACGACCTCGCAGCGGATCCGTTCGGTCCTGGGTAACCAGGCCGTCGGTGCGACCCTGCTCGCACTGGTGGTGGCCATCGTCTGGGAGATCTTCTCCGATCTGACGTTCGTGGTTCCCTCACCGGTGCAGACGTTCCGGGTGCTGATCCGCAATCTTGCCGATCCCGCGTATCTGTTCGATCTACAGGTCACCGCGCAGTCGGTGTTGCTGGCTTTCGTGATCGGCACCGCGATCGGCGGCGTCCTCGGACTGCTGCTCGGTTTGTCGCAACGATTGCGACTGATCTTCGAGCCGATGCTGATCGTGCTGAACGGGATCCCGAAGATCGTGCTGTACCCGGTTCTTCTGCCGATCTTCACCCTGTCCGGCTCCAAGATCGTCATGGGGGTGCTGTTCGCCCTGTTTCCGGTGTTGATCAACGTGACCACCGGTGTGCAGGAAATCCCGCGGGTGTACTGGAAACTGGCGCGCTCGGTGCGCGCCAATGCCTGGCAGACGCTCGTGCACATCATCATTCCCGCGATCCGGCGGCCGCTGCTGA
The genomic region above belongs to Mycolicibacterium sp. HK-90 and contains:
- a CDS encoding ABC transporter substrate-binding protein; this encodes MAWFRKVCAAAGTAVALVAGATACADESAGPGGGGADTLSISATGVDSLPFMAILQVGIDKGWFTEAGVNVDLYSGGGGGNTLRVVTSGDADMAIAGNSSVILAAQQPNSNLKVVAPWFQVNDFSWISPPGGKLENAILGFSSAGSSTELIVKGLERKLGVKSQAVGPMGDNWTAAKAGQITAGWAMQPFIADKQASEHAEVLVDSRDVVGDLPADLVAVNADYAQQNPDNVRAFFTVADRLNEWLVANPDEAADEIAPLVGVSPEVMRAAFASNPDLAKGFSLKVDVDGLKNLSELMVAAGQIPEQIDWAATLDQQYLPDDAQTDI
- a CDS encoding ABC transporter permease, whose amino-acid sequence is MTSTLQSPAGHPPAGTSRTTSQRIRSVLGNQAVGATLLALVVAIVWEIFSDLTFVVPSPVQTFRVLIRNLADPAYLFDLQVTAQSVLLAFVIGTAIGGVLGLLLGLSQRLRLIFEPMLIVLNGIPKIVLYPVLLPIFTLSGSKIVMGVLFALFPVLINVTTGVQEIPRVYWKLARSVRANAWQTLVHIIIPAIRRPLLTGIRLAVSLAVVGVVLSEFFATRRGLGRVVLQSYSHGDYPSMVATIMLLITISFGISIALWQWEKRLH
- a CDS encoding LLM class flavin-dependent oxidoreductase, coding for MLSKGVGLFPTEPVGTMCEYVRLSESLGYDNVWFGDSQNIWRESSTVMGAAAVGTERIVFGTGVTNAVTRHQSLLASTWATLAEFTGGRVALGIGTGDSSLRTMGLTPLKLAELEESIRGLRTLFRGEKVVEPTSGAEYHLNYLTEPMDIPIYIAASAPKILRMSGRIADGVIVLVGTAPHFVEAALRTIEAGAAESGRTLDDIHIVLWTPTAIDEDRIKARDLVRAHVSRVAIRPLPAQVEPALEKAIDRIRDSYNYYEHMNPEASHADLVPDELVDLFALAGTPDECAQRLKEIEALGVDQVSIVPFVRPGESRVPTIRTFADIVGGHG
- a CDS encoding ABC transporter permease — protein: MTTSYVAQKDVTTENKNAGAGRPEPERRKRRLSNSAVSVLSTLVLILGFLIVAELGARTGLWSDRVLPAPTVILSELVRLLGEGQFWTDAARTGVEVAFSILFGSLLGFAAGLTFWKLPAIGRIFEPYLVSFYAVPLVLFYPVMIVIVGINAMSVIILATIMAAIPMALNTAVGLNTMPPVYMKLARSLKASPRQTLFAIAIPAAGPFIVAGLRLAVVYALIGTIAMEFTTAQAGLGYRIRYLYEIFNNNEMFAYIAVVLVLSCILTALLATVERVLLRGRNR
- a CDS encoding ABC transporter ATP-binding protein; its protein translation is MDRDGIRIDDVSVVFDTPAGKVTAVTDIKQHVPHSSFVSVVGPSGCGKSTLLAVIAGLQKASTGLVRVAGRPVTGPDPSIGVVFQEDSTLPWRTVEENVAFAMEMIGTGKTERRQRAKEAIELVGLGGFEKSYPSMLSGGMRQRVALARTLAVQPEVVLMDEPFAALDQQTRLFLGAEVRQIWARTNQTIVFVTHDISEAILLSQQVWVMSYRPGSIIDVVDIDLPDERDASMVSTPRFNELQNRIWTSLQAESMRGFRQQEAQKKVAT
- a CDS encoding SRPBCC family protein, translated to MQLINEFSVDAPLEIAWAALTDVPRVVECIPGAALEGHDGDDYRANVAIKVGPVGLTLSGLATVVSRDDSSHEMVVRGQARDRKGNGSAEATVTMSACERGERTEVTVSTDLELGGRIAQFGSGVISQVSNRIIGQFVRKLNLMIVGADEAEPATAGRRPASSHHADENDWQAIILTALAGIALGLAIGRTAARLA